The Erwinia billingiae Eb661 nucleotide sequence CGCGGTGTACAGCAGGGTGACCTTATGCTTATCGACCACTTCGGCCATGCGGCTGGGTTTCGGCCAGTTTGGCACCCCTTCAAACATCAGCGTGGTGGCGCCACAGGCTAGCGGGCCATACAACAGATAGCTGTGCCCGGTGATCCAGCCAACGTCAGCGGTACACCAGTAAACGTCATCCGGATGATAATCAAAGACATATTTGAAGGTGGTCGCCGCATACACCAGATAGCCACCGGTGGTGTGCAGCACGCCTTTCGGCTTGCCGGTGGAGCCGGAGGTATAAAGGATAAACAGCGGATCTTCCGCGTTCATCTCTTCGGGCTGATGGTGGGCGCTGGCTTTGTTGACCAGCTCGTGCCACCAGAGATCGCGACCATTTTCCCAGGCCACCTCTTTGCCGGTGCGGCGAAACACCACCACGTTGGCGATCGATGTCACCCCAGGATTGGCCAGCGCATCGTCGACGTTTTTCTTTAGCGGGATTGAACGGCCGGCGCGCACGCCTTCATCGGCGGTGACCACCAGCCGGGCGTTGGAGTCGATAATACGGCCGGCAACGGCTTCCGGTGAAAAGCCGCCAAAAATAACCGAATGCACCGCGCCAATGCGGGCGCAGGCGAGCATGGCAACGGCCGCTTCAGGCACCATTGGCATATAAATAGCCACCACATCGCCGCGCTTCACGCCGAGTTCCAGCAGCACGTTGGCAAAGCGACAGACTTCCCGGTGTAACTCGCGGAAGGTCAGGGTTTTGCTTTCACTGGCATCATCGCCTTCCCAGATAATTGCCGGATGGTCACCGCGGCTGTGCAGATGGCGATCGAGACAGTTGGCCGCCAGGTTCAGCGTGCCGTCTTCAAACCAGCGGATAGTGATATTGCCCGGCGCGAACGAGGTGTTCTTCACCGCGGTATAGGGTTTGATCCAGTCGAGAATTTTACCTTCCTGGCCCCAAAAGGCATCGGGGTCCTGCACGGACTGCTGGTACATGGACTCATACTGCTGGGCATTAATCAGGGTGTTTTCCGCAATATTGGCGGGAACAGGATGTCGGTGTTGTTGGCTCATGGCTATTCTCCTTGAAGATGTTAATGATATGTCAATCAAAGGTTAATTGAAGCGAGCCGGGGAGTTTTGTTTGCTTTTTGCGCCACAGATCACGTCATAACAACAGGTAATGAAAAGCGCGAAAACGGCCGCCGGAGACGCGAAATTTGCCTTTATTTCCGTCGGTCAAAACGCCGACGCGGGCCGCTGGGCTGAGTGAAAAGTAGACAACCGAACCGCGGGGCTATTTCAGGTCACAGCACGATAATGCATAGATATGCTTTATCAGTAACAAATATTGCCAAGTATAACAATGGCTTAGTTTGTGTGGGGCTGTTTCAGAGCTTTATCCTGTCCGCAGGCCATAAAGTAGCCACATCTCGCCGAGGGTTGCAATTTACCCAGTGAAAATGGTACTTATCACGCGCCTGAAATTCAGGTTTCAACCATCCATCATCCGCGAATTAGCCGACTTCGGCCTACTCCCCTTGAGAGTGATTCATTCCGCCAACTGCGCGCGGAGACCGGGTTTTGTTAAGGAAAAAGACAAGTTATGAAAGTAAAATTCAGCCTTGCCTGGCAAATAGTGACGGCGTTAGTACTGGGGATCATCGTCGGCGCTATATTGCATAATCAGCCATCCGAACGTGAATGGTTAATCACCAACATTCTCAGCCCGGCCGGTGACATCTTTATTCACCTGATCAAAATGATCGTCGTGCCGATCGTCATCTCTACGCTGATTGTCGGTATTGCCGGCGTCGGTGATGCAAAAAAACTCGGACGCATTGGCGTGAAAACCATCGTCTATTTCGAAGTGATTACCACCATTGCCATCGTGGTAGGGATTACCCTGGCGAATGTGTTTAAACCTGGCTACGGCATTGATATGTCGACGCTGGCAACGGTGGACATCTCTAAATATGAAGCGACCACGGCACAGGTGCAGAGCGGGGCGCACAGCCTGGTCAACACAATCCTGTCGTTGATCCCGCAGAATATTTTTGCCGCGATCGCCAAGGGCGACATGCTGCCGATCATCTTCTTCTCGGTGCTGTTCGGGCTGGGGCTCTCCTCGCTGCCGTCTGAACACCGCGACCCGCTGTTGAAGGTGTTCCGCTCGACCTCGGAAGCGATGTTCAAGGTCACGCACATGATCATGCGTTATGCGCCGATTGGCGTGTTTGCGCTGATCTCGGTGACCATCGCCAACTTTGGTTTCGCCTCCCTGTGGCCGCTGGCGAAGCTGGTGATCCTGGTGTACGCCGCCATCCTGTTCTTCGCCTTTGTGGTGCTGGGCGCGGTGGCCCGCATCTGCGGCCTGCGGATTACCACGCTGATGCGAATCCTGAAAGATGAGCTGATCCTGGCATACTCCACTTCCAGTTCCGAAACCGTGCTGCCGCGCATCATGGAGAAGATGGAAGCCTACGGTGCGCCGAAATCCATCACCAGTTTTGTGGTGCCGACCGGCTACTCGTTTAACCTCGATGGCTCGACGTTGTACCAGAGCATTGCGGCGATCTTTATCGCCCAGCTGTACGGTATTGACCTGTCGATTGGGCAGGAAATCGTGCTGGTCCTGACGCTGATGGTGACCTCAAAGGGCATTGCTGGCGTACCGGGCGTCTCTTTTGTGGTGCTGTTGGCCACGCTGGGTAGCGTCGGTATCCCACTGGAAGGACTGGCCTTTATCGCCGGTGTAGACCGTATCATGGATATGGCGCGTACCGCGCTGAACGTGGTCGGTAATGCGCTGGCGGTGCTGGTTATTGCCAAGTGGGAGAACCAGTTTGATGCTAAACAGGCGGTTGCCTACGAGACTAAAATGAAGACCTTAGCCTCGACGTCTTGATTTAACGCTGGTGCTGGTGGCAGGTTTTCCTGCTGCCAGCTCGGCCCTCTCTCATGGGCGGCCTACCGCTAATAAAGGCTGGGGAAACTCAGCCCGTTATTCCCCCTCACTGAAGATACATCCGCAATACACTAAAACCCGCCTTAATAATAATGGCTTAGCAATTCAAGGGGCATTGCCTGCCCTGGAACCGGTTCAAAGTGCACTAATCACGCAGCGGAAGGGCTTTGTCTGCTTTTTGGCCTGGATCGCAAAAGTTAGGTTAAGTCGCTAAAGTTCACTGATTTCCCGCCGAAACTATAAAAAAAGATAACTCTTCTGCCTAACCCCAATCCTGGCGACAGCCTCAAGGATGTTGATTCATGCGTACAAATTTGCCCGTAACACAGCAGGAATATGTGTTTGACGATAATGCCACTCTGATGACCACCACCGACATCAGCAGCCACATCACCTATGCCAACGATGCATTTATTGAGGCCAGCGGATTTTCGCCGGAAGAGATCAGCGGCCAGCCGCACAATATGGTGCGCCATCCGGATATGCCGCCTGAAGCCTTTGCCGATATGTGGGCGACCCTCAAGCAGGGCGAACCCTGGACCGGGCTGGTGAAAAATCGCCGTAAAAATGGCGATCATTACTGGGTGCGTGCCAACGCCATTCCGGTGGTCCGGGACGGCAAGGTGCAGGGATTTATGTCGGTTCGCACCAAACCCGGCAAGCAGGAAGTGCGTGAAACCGAAAAGCTTTACCGCGAGTTCCGCGAAGGGAAACGTAAAGGCTGGCGCTTCCATAAAGGGCTGCTGGTGCGAACCGGCTTGCTGAGCTGGACCACGCTGTTTAAAACCCTGTCTCTGCGCTGGCGCATCCGCAGCGCGATGATCGCTTTGCTGCCGTTGGCGCTGCTGGGCGTCTGGCTGCTGGGCTTGCCGGGCCGGTCGCTGGCGATCTTTGCCGCCGTCATGGCGGTGCTGTTAATGCTGGCGTCGGCCTGGCTGGAGCAGCAGATTTCCCGCCCGATAGAGCGGATGTGCCAGCAGGCGCTGAAGGTGGCGACCGGGGCCAGCCACAAGGTGGATGAAACCGATCGGGTTGATGACGTCGGCATGACGCTGCGGGCGGTGGGTCAGCTGGGGCTGATGTTCCGCTGGCTGGTGGATGACGTCAGCGGCCAGGCGATTAACGTGCTGAGTGCCAGCGATGCCATCGCCCACGGCAACAACGAACTGAGCCGCCGCACCGAACAAGCGGCCGCCAACGTGCAGCAAACCGCCGCCACCATGAATGAAATGACCGCGACGGTGCAGAGCAATACCGAAACCGCCCGTCAGGTGAACACGCTGTCGAAAAGCACCAGCGATGTGGCCACCAAAGGCGGCAAGGCGATGAACGAGATGGTGACGATGATGGCCGAAATCGACGAAAGTTCGAAGAAAATCGCCAGCATTACCAGCGTGATCGACGGCATTGCTTTCCAGACCAATATCCTGGCGCTGAACGCCGCAGTGGAAGCCGCACGCGCCGGTGAGCAGGGTAAAGGCTTTGCGGTGGTGGCTGGCGAAGTCCGCAGCCTGGCGCAACGCAGCGCGGTCGCCGCCAGTGAGATCAAGAATCTGGTGGAAAACAGCGCCACCAAGGTGCGTTTAGGCAGCGATCACGTCAACGATGCCGGTAAAACTATGGAAAACATCGTCAGCCAGGTCCAGAACGTTACCTCACTGATTGCGCAGATCAGCGCGGCGACCTCCGAGCAGGCGACCGCGCTCAGCGAAGTCAGCCTGGCGGTGGAAGACCTGGACAACATCACCCATCAAAACGCCGCGCGGGTGGAAGAGGGCGCTCAGGCCTCCGGCCGCATGACGCGTCAGGCTACGCGGCTGGTGGAAGCGATCAGCGTCTTCCGCTAACCCCGGTCCCGGTTGCGGCACGCGAATGCGCGGCAACCGGCTCGCATTGGCTAGTCCGGTTGCCGCATCATATTGCACTGCAACCGGCTCGCATTGGCCAGTCCGGTTGCCGCATAATATTGCACTGCAACCGGCTCGCATTTCTCACCGGTGGCGTGATACGTTTCTGTCACCACCTGCCGCCGGTAACCGTCATGTCGACCACCTTTATCCCCGAATTTTCCACCCGTCCACTGATCCCTTTTGCCCATGATTATCAGCATGGCGACCGCGAACAGATGCATCACCACGACTGCGCGCAGCTGATCCACAGCCTGACCGGCGTGGTCAGGGTTGAAACCGCCGCCGGACACTGGATTGTGCCGCCGGGGCGCGGCGTCTGGATGCCCGCTGGCGTGCGGCATGCGTTGCAGATCACCGGCCAGGTGGCGGCGAGGACGCTGTTTATCGACCCGCTCGCCCGCGCGGATTTGCCGGTCAGCTGTCAGGTGGTGCAGGTTTCGCCGTTGCTGAGAGAGTTGATCGTCAGCTCGCTGTCGCTGCCGCCGTCTTATTCGGCCAACACCCGCACCGAGCGGATTTACGAGCTGATGCTGGATGAAATCCGGGTGATGGCGGCGTTGCCGTTTTGCCTGCCGGAGCCACAGACGCCGCCGCTGGTGGCCCTGTGCCAACGCATCCGCACACAGCCCGCCGAACGCTGGACGCTGGAGAATAGCGCCAGCCAGCTGAGCGTCAGCAGCAGGACGCTGGCCCGACGTTTTTATCAGGAAACCGGCTTGCAGTTCAGTGACTGGGTGCGCCGCGCCAGGCTGATGGAAGCCCTGACGCGGCTGGCGGCGGGTGAGTCGGTGCTGCGCGTGGCGCTGGATATGGGTTACGAAAGCCACAGTGCCTTCAGCGCCATGTTTCGGCGGATTATGGGCGTGGCGCCCAGCGACTATTTCCCGGCCAAAGACGTCCAGTGAGCGAAGGCGTTGAGCAGCGCCTGCAGAGAGGCTCTGGCCACGTCGCCATCGATGCCGACGCCCCAGCTGCTCTGGCCGTCCGGCAGGATGCAGCGCAGATAGGTCACCGAGCGGCTGTCACTGTGTTGCCCCAGCGTATGCTCGTGGTAATCCTGGATCGACAGCGTGACGTTATAGGTCTTGCTCAATGCCGCCACGGCCGCCGACAGCAGGCCCTTTCCCCGTCCTTCCAGTTTCTGGCGTTTTTCGCCCTGCCACAGTTCGCCCTGTAACAGCAGTTCGCCGCCTTCGCTCTGACTGCGGTAATCATGCAGTTGCAGCGCGGGCGAGTTTAAGCCATACAGGCGGCAGAACAGTTGCCAGATGGCGGCCTGGGTCATTTCCCCGCCTTCGCTGTCGGCCTGCTGCTGGACGTGATGGCTGAAATGCTGTTGCAGCGCGCGAGGCAGGGACAGCCCGTGGTTTTGCTCGATCATCCAGGCGGCACCGCTTTTCCCCGACTGGCTGTTGACGCGGATCACCGCTTCATAGCTGCAGCCGATATCCGCCGGATCGATGGGCAGATACGGCACTTCCCACTGCGCGTCCGGCGTCTGCCGGCGGGCGCTGAAGCCTTTTTTAATCGCATCCTGATGCGATCCGGAAAAGGCGGTAAACACCAGTTCACCGGCATACGGATGGCGGGGATGCACCGGCAGCTGGTTGCACTGCTCGACGGTATCCACCACCTGTTTAATCTGGCTGAAATCGAGACCCGGCGGGATGCCCTGGGTATAGAGGTTCAGCGCCAGCGTCACCAGATCGACATTGCCGGTGCGCTCGCCGTTACCAAACAGGCAGCCTTCAACGCGGTCGGCCCCGGCCAGCATTGCCAGTTCGGCACAGGCAATGCCGGTGCCACGGTCGTTATGCGGATGTACGCTGATACACACCTGCGATCGCGCCGAAAAATGGCGGCAGAAGTGCTCAATCTGATCGGCATAAACGTTCGGGGTGTTCACTTCCACCGTGGCCGGTAAGTTGATGATCATCGGGCGTTCGGCACAGGGTTGCCAGACGGCGGCGACGGCTTCACAAATCTCCAGCGCAAAATCACTTTCGGTAAAGCAGAAGGTTTCCGGCGAGTATTCAAAGGTCCACCGGGTGGCCGGGTTCTCTTCGCAGCGCTGGCGAATTTGTCGGGTGGCGTTGACTGCCAGCGCGACGATCTCTTCCCGGCTTTGGCGGAACACCAGCTTACGGAACACCGGTGCGGTGGCGTTATACAGATGCAAAGTGGCGCGGTGTGCGCCTTCAAGGGCGGCAAAAGTGCGGTCGATTAAGTCACTGCGGGCCTGGGTCAGCACCTGAATGGTGACGTTTTCGGGGATATGATCCCCTTCGATCAGCTCACGGACAAAGGCAAAGTCCGTCTGTGACGCCGACGGAAACGCCACTTCAATTTCGGTGAAACCGCACTGCAGCAGCAGGTTCCAGAACAGCATTTTGCGCTGGCTGTCCATCGGCTCGGCCAGCGCCTGATTGCCGTCGCGGAGATCGGTGGATAACCAGCGTGGTGCCTGGGTTAAGGTCCTGCCCGGCCACTGACGGTCGGGGAGTGCCAGCACCGGGGACGTGGGGTATTTTTCTGCGGGGGATAACAGCATGATGAGTCTCCTGAAAAGGGAGAACCATCATGACCGCAGGTCGCGGCAGAGACTGGCGGAAAGCTGACAATCAGTGTGGCAAAAGTGACAAATGAAAAAAAAGCAGACCTTGCGGTCTGCCTTCTGAACGCCCTGGAATTGGCGTGTTGAACCAAAGAGATTTGCTGTCAGCGGTATTAATTGTTGGTTGTATAAAAATCCGCTGGCTTATTTTTTATAGGAAAACGATCTTTGCCACAAGCTGTTCCTGGAAATCCGCCATATTTTTAAGCCATTTCTCGGAAAATTGCAGCAAGCTTTACGGTGAAATGTGACAAAAACAACACTCTCCTGACCTTTTTCAGAATGTGGAACATGTCGTCCGGATAATGAGTAATCATAAAACTGATCTATATCAATCGGTTGTAATTAACGTTGAAAAAAATTCACTGATTGTAACGGCATGTATCAGGTTTTTTAAAACGTCAGCAGGACATTATTCTGCTGTGGCCTTTATATTAAGGATGAATAATTAGCGGAGTCAGTAATCGCTATTTTAGTATTGCCGCCAGATTTTCTGGAAATGCGCTTCTATTACTGCATCGCGTTACTGACTCTTTTTGCCCAATCACGAAAAATAATTCAGCTACAGTTAGACACTTAGCTCGTTTTCCCCTTCATCATTCACATCATCAGAGAGAGAAGCGTCATGAGTCAGTTTTTTATGAATCAGAAGAGCGGCCTGGTCAATGAAGCCATCGAAGGTGCCCTGATTAGCAGTGGTTATCACAATATCAGTCAGCTGGACGTGGGGCCGGATATCCGGGTGGTGGTGCGCAATGACTGGGATAAGTCGCGCGTGGCGTTGATTTCCGGCGGTGGTTCCGGTCATGAGCCGGCTCACGTTGGTTTTGTCGGCAAAGGGATGCTGACCGCAGCCGTTTGCGGCGATATTTTTGCCTCACCCAGCGTTGACGCGGTATTAAGCGCCATTGTTAACGTAACCGGTAAGAAAGGCTGTTTGCTAATCGTCAAAAACTACACCGGCGATCGGCTCAATTTTGGTCTGGCGGCGGAGAAGGCGAAGAAGCTGGGCTTCAAGGTCGATTTGGTGATGGTGACCGATGATATCGCCTTGCCGGATAACCCGCAGCCGCGCGGCATTGCGGGAACGGCGTTGGTGCATAAGGTGGCCGGTTATGCGGCAGAGCAGGGCAAATCCTTAAAAGACGTGACGGCGTTGGCGAATAAAGCGATTGCGGCCACCGCGAGTATTGGTTTGGCATTTTCCACCTGTCATGTGCCTGGTGAGAAGCGCGACGATCGGGTGAAGGAAGGGCAGAGCGAGTTGGGCATGGGCATTCACGGCGAACCGGGTGCATCGACGCTGAAGACGCAGAACAGCGAGGAGATCGTCAGCGTGTTGGTGGAGAAGCTGGCGAAGCACAATCCGGATGGCAAGAAGGTGGCGTTGTTAGTGAACAATCTTGGCGGTTTTTCGGCGCTGGAGATGGCGGTGCTAACCCGCGAGGTGTTGAAAACGGATTTAGGTAAAACCGTTAAGCAGTTGGTGGGTCCGGCAACCCTGGTGAGTGCGTTGGACATGAAGGGCTTTTCGCTTTCGACGCTGGTATTGACGCCCTCGTTAGAGGAAGCATTGCTGGCGCCGGTCGAGGCCAGCGGGTGGCAGTCGGCGGTGAAGGTGAAGGCCCCGAAGGTGATCAAAGGTAAGAAAGTGGCCTCCCAGCAGAAGGTGAAACCATCGGAGAATGCCAGGGTTGCTGCGGTGGTGAAGGCCATTTGCAGCACGTTAGTGGGATTAGAGAGTGAGTTGAATCAGCTGGATGCGAAGGTCGGTGACGGTGACACCGGTTCAACCTTTGCGGCCGGCGCGGGCAAGGTGTTGAAGGACTTAAAGGCGAAGGCATTGCCATTAGACGATCTGTCCAGTCTGCTGACCTATGTCGGTGAGCAGTTAGCGGTGGTGATGGGCGGTTCCAGCGGGGTATTGATGTCGATTATGTTTACCGCGGCGGGGCAGAAGCTGGAAGAGGGCGAGCCGTTGGCGAAGGCGTTGAGTTGGGGGCTGGACAGAATGCAGCATTACGGTGGCGCGCAGCCGGGTCATCGCACGATGATCGATGCGTTGCATCCGGCCTTTGAAGCCTTGGTCGCCGGTAAGGATTTGAAGAAGGTGGCGACCGCGGCGAAGAAGGGGGCGGACAGCACCGCGAAGATGCGTTCAGCCAAAGCCGGACGTTCATCGTATCTGAACAAGGACAGTCTGAACGGGGTGAAAGACCCAGGCGCTTATGCCGTGGAGCAGGTGTTTGCTGAGTTGGCTAAGGGCGGTAAGGCTTAAGGGGTTTAGGGGTAGGTCAAGGGCGGCTCGGTGGAATTGGGGTCGCACAGGTCAAAACCAGCTTGGGTGTCTCGGCGTCGGCAGAGTGCGCGTGATCCGAGACGCCGTGAACCCATCCTTGGGGGCTTGGCTGCCGCATCCCTGCGGCAGACACTCGGCTAACGCGCACTCTGCCGCCACCATTAAGCTTCTGATTTGTTTGGTGATTTTGGGGATGCACAGGTCAAGGGCGGCCTCGGTGGAATAGGGGGCGCACTGGTCAAGGGCGGCTCGGGTAGTATCAGGGTCGCACAGGCCAAAACCAGCTTGGGTGTCTCGGCGTCGGCAGAGTGCGCGTGATCCGAGACGCCGTGAACCCATCCCTGGGGGCTTGGCTGCCGCATCCCTGCGGCAGACACTCGGCTAACGCGCACTCTGCCGCCACCCTTAATCTTCTGAGTTGTTGGTGGGATTTGGGGATGCACAGGTTAAGGGCGGTCTCGGTTGTATTAGGGGGGCACGGTCAGATCGTCTTTCTCAATTTGGGGCTTACTGATCGGGTCTGTCAGGCAGTATTTTGACCACGATATAGACGACCAGAATAGATACTCCGATGGCAATCAGGCGCTCATGCCAGGTTT carries:
- the acs gene encoding acetate--CoA ligase — encoded protein: MSQQHRHPVPANIAENTLINAQQYESMYQQSVQDPDAFWGQEGKILDWIKPYTAVKNTSFAPGNITIRWFEDGTLNLAANCLDRHLHSRGDHPAIIWEGDDASESKTLTFRELHREVCRFANVLLELGVKRGDVVAIYMPMVPEAAVAMLACARIGAVHSVIFGGFSPEAVAGRIIDSNARLVVTADEGVRAGRSIPLKKNVDDALANPGVTSIANVVVFRRTGKEVAWENGRDLWWHELVNKASAHHQPEEMNAEDPLFILYTSGSTGKPKGVLHTTGGYLVYAATTFKYVFDYHPDDVYWCTADVGWITGHSYLLYGPLACGATTLMFEGVPNWPKPSRMAEVVDKHKVTLLYTAPTAIRALMAEGDKAIAGTDRSSLRIMGSVGEPINPEAWEWYYNKIGDGRCPIVDTWWQTETGGFMITPLPGATELKAGSATKPFFGVQPALVDNEGNPQEGAGEGNLVIVDSWPGQARTLYGDHDRFEQTYFSTFKNMYFSGDGARRDEDGYYWITGRVDDVLNVSGHRLGTAEIESALVSHPKIAEAAVVGIQHSIKGQAIYAYITLNSGEEPSAELYAEVRNWVRKEIGPIATPDVLHWTDSLPKTRSGKIMRRILRKIASGDTSNLGDTSTLADPGVVEKLLEEKQSIKMP
- the gltP gene encoding glutamate/aspartate:proton symporter GltP; amino-acid sequence: MKVKFSLAWQIVTALVLGIIVGAILHNQPSEREWLITNILSPAGDIFIHLIKMIVVPIVISTLIVGIAGVGDAKKLGRIGVKTIVYFEVITTIAIVVGITLANVFKPGYGIDMSTLATVDISKYEATTAQVQSGAHSLVNTILSLIPQNIFAAIAKGDMLPIIFFSVLFGLGLSSLPSEHRDPLLKVFRSTSEAMFKVTHMIMRYAPIGVFALISVTIANFGFASLWPLAKLVILVYAAILFFAFVVLGAVARICGLRITTLMRILKDELILAYSTSSSETVLPRIMEKMEAYGAPKSITSFVVPTGYSFNLDGSTLYQSIAAIFIAQLYGIDLSIGQEIVLVLTLMVTSKGIAGVPGVSFVVLLATLGSVGIPLEGLAFIAGVDRIMDMARTALNVVGNALAVLVIAKWENQFDAKQAVAYETKMKTLASTS
- a CDS encoding methyl-accepting chemotaxis protein, which codes for MRTNLPVTQQEYVFDDNATLMTTTDISSHITYANDAFIEASGFSPEEISGQPHNMVRHPDMPPEAFADMWATLKQGEPWTGLVKNRRKNGDHYWVRANAIPVVRDGKVQGFMSVRTKPGKQEVRETEKLYREFREGKRKGWRFHKGLLVRTGLLSWTTLFKTLSLRWRIRSAMIALLPLALLGVWLLGLPGRSLAIFAAVMAVLLMLASAWLEQQISRPIERMCQQALKVATGASHKVDETDRVDDVGMTLRAVGQLGLMFRWLVDDVSGQAINVLSASDAIAHGNNELSRRTEQAAANVQQTAATMNEMTATVQSNTETARQVNTLSKSTSDVATKGGKAMNEMVTMMAEIDESSKKIASITSVIDGIAFQTNILALNAAVEAARAGEQGKGFAVVAGEVRSLAQRSAVAASEIKNLVENSATKVRLGSDHVNDAGKTMENIVSQVQNVTSLIAQISAATSEQATALSEVSLAVEDLDNITHQNAARVEEGAQASGRMTRQATRLVEAISVFR
- a CDS encoding AraC family transcriptional regulator yields the protein MSTTFIPEFSTRPLIPFAHDYQHGDREQMHHHDCAQLIHSLTGVVRVETAAGHWIVPPGRGVWMPAGVRHALQITGQVAARTLFIDPLARADLPVSCQVVQVSPLLRELIVSSLSLPPSYSANTRTERIYELMLDEIRVMAALPFCLPEPQTPPLVALCQRIRTQPAERWTLENSASQLSVSSRTLARRFYQETGLQFSDWVRRARLMEALTRLAAGESVLRVALDMGYESHSAFSAMFRRIMGVAPSDYFPAKDVQ
- the leuA gene encoding 2-isopropylmalate synthase, whose amino-acid sequence is MLLSPAEKYPTSPVLALPDRQWPGRTLTQAPRWLSTDLRDGNQALAEPMDSQRKMLFWNLLLQCGFTEIEVAFPSASQTDFAFVRELIEGDHIPENVTIQVLTQARSDLIDRTFAALEGAHRATLHLYNATAPVFRKLVFRQSREEIVALAVNATRQIRQRCEENPATRWTFEYSPETFCFTESDFALEICEAVAAVWQPCAERPMIINLPATVEVNTPNVYADQIEHFCRHFSARSQVCISVHPHNDRGTGIACAELAMLAGADRVEGCLFGNGERTGNVDLVTLALNLYTQGIPPGLDFSQIKQVVDTVEQCNQLPVHPRHPYAGELVFTAFSGSHQDAIKKGFSARRQTPDAQWEVPYLPIDPADIGCSYEAVIRVNSQSGKSGAAWMIEQNHGLSLPRALQQHFSHHVQQQADSEGGEMTQAAIWQLFCRLYGLNSPALQLHDYRSQSEGGELLLQGELWQGEKRQKLEGRGKGLLSAAVAALSKTYNVTLSIQDYHEHTLGQHSDSRSVTYLRCILPDGQSSWGVGIDGDVARASLQALLNAFAHWTSLAGK
- a CDS encoding dihydroxyacetone kinase subunit DhaK, which encodes MSQFFMNQKSGLVNEAIEGALISSGYHNISQLDVGPDIRVVVRNDWDKSRVALISGGGSGHEPAHVGFVGKGMLTAAVCGDIFASPSVDAVLSAIVNVTGKKGCLLIVKNYTGDRLNFGLAAEKAKKLGFKVDLVMVTDDIALPDNPQPRGIAGTALVHKVAGYAAEQGKSLKDVTALANKAIAATASIGLAFSTCHVPGEKRDDRVKEGQSELGMGIHGEPGASTLKTQNSEEIVSVLVEKLAKHNPDGKKVALLVNNLGGFSALEMAVLTREVLKTDLGKTVKQLVGPATLVSALDMKGFSLSTLVLTPSLEEALLAPVEASGWQSAVKVKAPKVIKGKKVASQQKVKPSENARVAAVVKAICSTLVGLESELNQLDAKVGDGDTGSTFAAGAGKVLKDLKAKALPLDDLSSLLTYVGEQLAVVMGGSSGVLMSIMFTAAGQKLEEGEPLAKALSWGLDRMQHYGGAQPGHRTMIDALHPAFEALVAGKDLKKVATAAKKGADSTAKMRSAKAGRSSYLNKDSLNGVKDPGAYAVEQVFAELAKGGKA